One Mus musculus strain C57BL/6J chromosome 1 genomic patch of type FIX, GRCm38.p6 PATCHES MG4281_PATCH DNA window includes the following coding sequences:
- the Cox20 gene encoding cytochrome c oxidase assembly protein COX20, mitochondrial produces MAAAPEPHETEKKPFKLLGILDVENTPCARESILYGSLGSIVTGLGHFLVTSRIRRSCDVGVGGFILVTLGCWFHCRYNFAKQRIQERIAREGIKNKILYESTHLDPERKMKTNNSS; encoded by the exons ATGGCGGCCGCCCCGGAGCCCCACGAGACGGAGAAAAAG CCCTTCAAGCTCCTAGGTATTTTAGATGTTGAGAACACTCCATGTGCTCGAGAATCTATACTCTATGGCTCATTAGGATCTATTGTGACTGGACTTGGACATTTCTTGGTGACCA GTAGAATTAGAAGATCATGTGATGTTGGAGTAGGAGGATTTATCCTGGTGACTTTAGGATGCTG GTTCCACTGTAGGTATAATTTCGCTAAGCAGAGGATCCAGGAAAGAATTGCCAGAGAAGgaataaaaaataagattttatatGAAAGCACCCACCTTGAtcctgaaagaaaaatgaagaccaacaaCAGCAGCTAA